The Nymphaea colorata isolate Beijing-Zhang1983 chromosome 11, ASM883128v2, whole genome shotgun sequence genome includes the window AGCGCCTGGCCGGTGGGGAAGAGCTTGAAGCAGACGAAACACTGGTGGATCTTGGCAACCTTGGCGCGCTCAGCCGATTGGTCGCCAAAGTCGGTGGAAGAGGCGGTGGTCTTCTTGTGGCCGGCCTTGTGACCGCCGAGCGATTGAGAGGAAGGGAAGGCCTTGTCGCAGACAGAGCAGCGGTAAGTGAGGGCGCGTGGGGCCTCCACCGCTACTGGTACTGGCATCGGTACGGCGCAGCTGCTGTTGACGAGCATGACGAGGCAGTGTGCCAGGTATTCCTCCTCGGACCTGGGGCGCTTGGAGCATTTCCCCTTCTTAGACCACTTATTCTTCAAGGCTGGGCATTGGGTTAGGCAAAACTCGGGTTCTAGACAGTCAGACCATGCATGCCTTACGTTAACTGTTAGAAGATTCCTATCCTTGCTATGTTGTTCAGCTTTTGAGCTTCAAATTAACAGAATAACACTTCTGATCATCTTTGAGGTACATGAAGTTCTTGAGGGGAAAGCTTGTAGCAAAAAAGCTCAATTTCCCCACCACAACTTGTTGGTCACACATATTCGTAAAATTATTTATGTTATGACAACGAAATGACATGGTGGAATTGAATGgttgaaaaacatgaatcacAGACGACACCTTAAACAGAAGAGGCGCACACACTCTCCCCTACCAATCTTTTATTCTAGCGTAAAAGCCAAAAAGTAGAAATGAATGACATGCACGGCTTGTGCATTGGGAGCTCTCTTCACTACTTGCAGACAATGCCGCGACCATTCAAGCTGCTCTTGCACTCAAGTTCCTCGTGATGGTCAACACCACCTTCCAGCATGATTATTGAATAACTGGTGGATCTTGGCACTAAGTTTTGCCAACAAGGTGGTAGAAGTTGGagttgttgttggtggtggtggcggcggcgaCTCTTCCGTCCCAGTGGCAGCGCTTGTGGCCACCAAGCGCCTGGCCGGTGGGGAAGAGCTTGAAGCAGACGAAACACTGGTGGATCTTGGCAACCTTGGCGCGCTCAGCCGATTGGTCGCCAAAGTCGGTGGAAGAGGCGGTGGTCTTCTTGTGGCCGGCCTTGTGACCGCCGAGCGATTGAGAGGAAGGGAAGGCCTTGTCGTAGACAGAGCAGCGGTAAGTGAGGGCGCGTGGGGCCTCCACCGCTACTGGTACTGGCATCGGTACGGCGCAGCTGCTGTTGACGAGCATGACGAGGCAGTGTGCCAGGTATTCCTCCTCGGACCTGGGGCGCTTGGAGCATTTCCCCTTCTTAGACCACTTATTCTTCAAGGCTGGGCATTGGGTTAGGCAAAACTCGGGTTCTAGACAGTCAGACCATGCATGCCTTACGTTAACTGTTAGAAGATTCCTATCCTTGCTATGTTGTTCAGCTTTTGAGCTTCAAATTAACAGAATAACACTTCTGATCATCTTTGAGGTACATGAAGTTCTTGAGGGGAAAGCTTGTTGCAAAAAAGCTCAATTTCCCCACCACAACTTGTTGGTCACACATATTCGTAAAATTATTTATGTTATGACAACGAAATGACATGGTGGAATTGAATGgttgaaaaacatgaatcacAGACGACACCTTAAACAGAAGAGGCGCACACACTCTCCCCTACCAATCTTTTATTCTAGCGTAAAAGCCAAAAAGTAGAAATGAATGACATGCACGGCTTGTGCATTGGGAGCTCTCTTCACTACTTGCAGACAATGCCGCGACCATTCAAGCTGCTCTTGCACTCAAGTTCCTCGTGATGGTCAACACCACCTTCCAGCATGATTATTGAATAACTGGTGGATCTTGGCACTAAGTTTTGCCAACAAGGTGGTAGAAGTTGGagttgttgttggtggtggtggcggcggcgaCTCTTCCGTCCCAGTGGCAGCGCTTGTGGCCACCAAGCGCCTGGCCGGTGGGGAAGAGCTTGAAGCAGACGAAACACTGGTGGATCTTGGCAACCTTGGCGCGCTCAGCCGATTGGTCGCCAAAGTCGGTGGAAGAGGCGGTGGTCTTCTTGTGGCCGGCCTTGTGACCGCCGAGCGATTGAGAGGAAGGGAAGGCCTTGTCGCAGACAGAGCAGCGGTAAGTGAGGGCGCGTGGGGCCTCCACCGCTACTGGTACTGGCATCGGTACGGCGCAGCTGCTGTTGACGAGCATGACGAGGCAGTGTGCCAGGTATTCCTCCTCGGACCTGGGGCGCTTGGAGCATTTCCCCTTCTTAGACCACTTATTCTTCAAGGCTGGGCATTGGGTTAGGCAAAACTCGGGTTCTAGACAGTCAGACCATGCATGCCTTACGTTAACTGTTAGAAGATTCCTATCCTTGCTATGTTGTTCAGCTTTTGAGCTTCAAATTAACAGAATAACACTTCTGATCATCTTTGAGGTACATGAAGTTCTTGAGGGGAAAGCTTGTTGCAAAAAAGCTCAATTTCCCCACCACAACTTGTTGGTCACACATATTCGTAAAATTATTTATGTTATGACAACGAAATGACATGGTGGAATTGAATGgttgaaaaacatgaatcacAGACGACACCTTAAACAGAAGAGGCGCACACACTCTCCCCTACCAATCTTTTATTCTAGCGTAAAAGCCAAAAAGTAGAAATGAATGACATGCACGGCTTGTGCATTGGGAGCTCTCTTCACTACTTGCAGACAATGCCGCGACCATTCAAGCTGCTCTTGCACTCAAGTTCCTCGTGATGGTCAACACCACCTTCCAGCATGATTATTGAATAACTGGTGGATCTTGGCACTAAGTTTTGCCAACAAGGTGGTAGAAGTTGGagttgttgttggtggtggtggcggcggcgaCTCTTCCGTCCCAGTGGCAGCGCTTGTGGCCACCAAGCGCCTGGCCGGTGGGGAAGAGCTTGAAGCAGACGAAACACTGGTGGATCTTGGCAACCTTGGCGCGCTCAGCCGATTGGTCGCCAAAGTCGGTGGAAGAGGCGGTGGTCTTCTTGTGGCCGGCCTTGTGACCGCCGAGCGATTGAGAGGAAGGGAAGGCCTTGTCGCAGACAGAGCAGCGGTAAGTGAGGGCGCGTGGGGCCTCCACCGCTACTGGTACTGGCATCGGTACGGCGCAGCTGCTGTTGACGAGCATGACGAGGCAGTGTGCCAGGTATTCCTCCTCGGACCTGGGGCGCTTGGAGCATTTCCCCTTCTTAGACCACTTATTCTTCAGGGCTGGGCATTGGGTTAGGCAAAACTCGGGTTCTAGACAGTCAGACCATGCATGCCTTACGTTAACTGTTAGAAGATTCCTATCCTTGCTATGTTGTTCAGCTTTTGAGCTTCAAATTAACAGAATAACACTTCTGATCATCTTTGAGGTACATGAAGTTCTTGAGGGGAAAGCTTGTAGCAAAAAAGCTCAATTTCCCCACCACAACTTGTTGGTCACACATATTCGTAAAATTATTTATGTTATGACAACGAAATGACATGGTGGAATTGAATGgttgaaaaacatgaatcacAGACGACACCTTAAACAGAAGAGGCGCACACACTCTCCCCTACCAATCTTTTATTCTAGCGTAAAAGCCAAAAAGTAGAAATGAATGACATGCACGGCTTTTGCATTGGGAGCTCTCTTCACTACTTGCAGACAATGCCGCGACCATTCAAGCTGCTCTTGCACTCAAGTTCCTCGTGATGGTCAACACCACCTTCCAGCATGATTATTGAATAACTGGTGGATCTTGGCACTAAGTTTTGCCAACAAGGTGGTAGAAGTTGGagttgttgttggtggtggtggcggcggcgaCTCTTCCGTCCCAGTGGCAGCGCTTGTGGCCACCAAGCGCCTGGCCGGTGGGGAAGAGCTTGAAGCAGACGAAACACTGGTGGATCTTGGCAACCTTGGCGCGCTCAGCCGATTGGTCGCCAAAGTCGGTGGAAGAGGCGGTGGTCTTCTTGTGGCCGGCCTTGTGACCGCCGAGCGATTGAGAGGAAGGGAAGGCCTTGTCGCAGACAGAGCAGCGGTAAGTGAGGGCGCGTGGGGCCTCCACCGCTACTGGTACTGGCATCGGTACGGCGCAGCTGCTGTTGACGAGCATGACGAGGCAGTGTGCCAGGTATTCCTCCTCGGACCTGGGGCGCTTGGAGCATTTCCCCTTCTTAGACCACTTATTCTTCAAGGCTGGGCATTGGGTTAGGCAAAACTCGGGTTCTAGACAGTCAGACCATGCATGCCTTACGTTAACTGTTAGAAGATTCCTATCCTTGCTATGTTGTTCAGCTTTTGAGCTTCAAATTAACAGAATAACACTTCTGATCATCTTTGAGGTACATGAAGTTCTTGAGGGGAAAGCTTGTAGCAAAAAAGCTCAATTTCCCCACCACAACTTGTTGGTCACACATATtcgtaaaattatttattttatgacaACGAAATGACATGGTGGAATTGAATGgttgaaaaacatgaatcacAGACGACACCTTAAACAGAAGAGGCGCACACACTCTCCCCTACCAATCTTTTATTCTAGCGTAAAAGCCAAAAAGTAGAAATGAATGACATGCACGGCTTGTGCATTGGGAGCTCTCTTCACTACTTGCAGACAATGCCGCGACCATTCAAGCTGCTCTTGCACTCAAGTTCCTCGTGATGGTCAACACCACCTTCCAGCATGATTATTGAATAACTGGTGGATCTTGGCACTAAGTTTTGCCAACAAGGTGGTAGAAGTTGGagttgttgttggtggtggtggcggcggcgaCTCTTCCGTCCCAGTGGCAGCGCTTGTGGCCACCAAGCGCCTGGCCGGTGGGGAAGAGCTTGAAGCAGACGAAACACTGGTGGATCTTGGCAACCTTGGCACGCTCAGCCGATTGGTCGCCATAGTCGGTGGAAGAGGCGGTGGTCTTCTTGTGGCTGGCCTTGTGACCGCCGAGCGATTGAGAGGAAGGGAAGGCCTTGTCGCAGACAGAGCAGCGGTAAGTGAGGGCACGTGGGGCCTCCACCGCTACTGGTACTGGCATCGGTCCGGCGCAGCCGCTGTTGACGAGCATGAAGAGGCAGTGTGCCAGGTATTCCTCCTCGGACCTGGGGCGCTTGAAGCGTTTCCCCTTCTTAGACCACTTATTCTTCAAGGCTGGGCATTGGGTTAGGCCAAACTCGGGTTCTAGACAGCCAGACCGTGCATGCCTTACGTTAACTGTTAGAAGATTCCTATCGTTGCTatgcttttcaaatttatagaaTAACACAacttttgatcatttttgagGTACATGAAGTTCTTGAGGGGAAAGCTTGTAGCAAACAAGCTCAATTTCCCCACCACAACTTGTTGGTCacacatattcataaaattatttatgtTACGACAACGAAATGACATGGTGGAATTGAATGgttgaaaaacatgaatcacAGACAACACCTTAAACAGAAGAGGCGCGCACACTCTCCCCTGCCAATCTTTTATTCTAGCGTAAAAGCCAAAAAGTATAAATGAAAGACATGCACGGCTTGTGCATTGGGAGCTCTCTTCACTTCTTGCAAACAATGCCGCGACCATTCAAGCTGCTCTTGCACTCAAGTTCCTCGTGATGGTCAACACCACCTTCCAGCATGATTATTGAATAACTGGTGGATCTTGGCACTAAGTTTTGCCAACAAGGTGGTAGAAGTTGGAgttgttgttgttggtggtggtggcggcgacTCTTCCGTCCCAGTGGCAGCGCTTGTGGCCACCGAGCGCCTGGCCGGTGGGGAAGAGCTTGAAGCAGATGAAACACTGGTGGATCTTGGCAACCTTGGCGCGCTCAGCCGATTGGTCGCCAAAGTCGGTGGAAGAGGCGGTGGTCTTCTTGTGGCTGGCCTTGTGACCACCGAGCGATTGAGAGGAAGGGAAGGCCTTGTCGCAGACAGATCAGCGGTAAGTGAGGGCGCGTGGGGCCTCCACCGCTACTGGTACTGGCATCGGTCCTGCGCAGCTACTGTTGACGAGCATGACGAGGCAGTGTGCCAGGTATTCCTCCTCGGACCTGGGGCGCTTGGAGCATTTCCCCTTCTTAGACCACTTATTCTTCAAGGCTGGGCATTGGGTTAGGCAAAACTCGGGTTCTAGACAGTCAGACCATGCATGCCTTACGTTAACTGTTAGAAGATTCCTATCCTTGCTATGTTGTTCAGCTTTTGTGCTTCAAATTTACAGAATAACACAACTTCTGATCATCTTTGAGGTACATGAAGTTCTTGAGGGGAAAGCTTGTAGCAAACAAGCTCAATTTCCCCACCACAACTTGTTGGCCACACATATTCGTAAAATTATTTATGTTATGACAACGAAATGACCTGGTGGAATTGAATGgttgaaaaacatgaatcacAGACGACACCTTAAACAGAAGAGGTGCGCACACTCTCCCCTGCCAATCTTTTATTCTAGCGTAAAAGCCAAAAAGTAGAAATGAAGGACATGCACGGCTTGTGCATTGGGAGCTCTCTTCACTTCTTGCAGACAATGCTGCGACCATTCAAGCTGCTCTTGCACTCAAGTTCCTCGTGATGGTCCACACCACCTTCCAGCATGATTATTGAATAACTGGTGGATCTTGGCACTAAGTTTTGCCAACAAGGTGGTAGAAGTTGGagttgttgttggtggtggtggtggcggcgacTCTTCCGTCCCAGTGGCAGCGCTTGTGGCCACCGAGCGCCTGGCCGGTGGGGAAGAGCTTGAAGCAGACGAAACACTGGTGGATCTTGGCAACCTTGGCGCGCTTAGTCGATTGGTCGCCAAAGTCGGTGGAAGAGGCGGTGGTCTTCTTGTGGCTGGCCTTGTGACCGCCGAGCGATTGAGAGGAAGGGAAGGCCTTGTCGCAGACAGAGCAGCGGTAAGTGAGGGAGCGTGGGGCCTCCACCGCTACTGGTACTGGCATCGGTCTGGCGCAGCCGCTCTTGACGAGCATGATGAGGCAATGTGCCAGGTATTCCTCCTCGGACATGGGGCGCTTGGAGCGTTTCCCCTTCTTCAAGGCTGGGCATTGGGTTAGGCCAAACTCGGGTTCTAGACAGCCAGACCGTGCATGCCTTACGTTAACTGTTAGATGATTCCTATCGATGCTATGCTGTTCAGCTTTTGTGCTTCAAATTTACAGAATAACACAACTTTTGATCATCTTTGAGGTACATGAAGTTCTTTAGGGGAAAGATTATAGCAAACAAGCTGAATTTCCCCACCACAACTTGTTGGTCACACATATTCGTAAAATTATTTATGTTATGACAACGAAATGACATGGTGGAATTGAATGgttgaaaaacatgaatcacAGACGACACCTTAAACAGAAGAGGCGCGCACACTCTCCCCTGCCAATCTTTTATTCTAGCGTAAAAGCCAAAAAGTAGAAATGAAAGACATGCACGGCTTGTGCATTGGGAGCTCTCTTCACTTCTTGCAGACAATACCGTGACCATTCAAGCTGCTCTTGCACTCAAGTTCCTCGTGATGGTCAACACCACCTTCCAGCATGATTATTGAATAACTGGTGGATCTTGGCACTAAGTTTTGCCAACAAGGTGGTAGAAGTTGGagttgttgttggtggtggtggtggcggcgacTCTTCCATCCCAGTGGCAGCGCTTGTGGCCACCGAGCGCCTAGCCGGTGGGGAAGAGCTTGAAGCAGACGAAACACTGGTGGATCTTGGCAACCTTGGCGCGCTCAGCCGATTGGTCGCCAAAGTCGGTGGAAGAGCCGGTGGTCTTATTGTGGCTGGCCTTGTGACCGCCGAGCGATTGAGAGGAAGGGAAGGCCTTGTCGCAGACAGATCAGCGGTAAGTGAGGGCGCGTGGGGCTCCACCGCTACTGGTACTGGCATCGGTCCTGCGCAGCCGCTGTTGACGAGCATGACGAGGCAGTGTGCCAGGTATTCCTCCTCGGACTTGGGGCGCTTGAAGTGTTTCCCCTTCTTAGACCACTTATTCTTCAAGGCTGGGCATTGGGTTAGGCCAAACTCGGGTTCTAGACAGCCAGACCGTGCATGCCTTACGTGTTCTGTTAGAAGATTCCTATCGTTGCTATGCTTTTTAGCTTTTGTGCTTCAAATTTACAGAATAACACAACTTTTTATCATCTTTGAGGTACATGATGTTCTTGAGGGGAAAGCTTGTAGCAAACAAGCTCAATTTTCCCACCACAACTTGTTGGTCACACATATTCATAAAGTTATTTATGTTATGACAACGAAATGACATGGTGGAATTGAATGgttgaaaaacatgaatcacAGACGACACATTAACAGAAGAGGCGCGCACACTCTCCCCTGCCAATTTTTTATTCTAGCATAAAAGCCAAAAAGTAGAAATGAAAGACATGCACGGCTTGTGCATTGGGAGCTCTCTTCACTTCTTGCAGACAATGCCGCGACCATTCAAGCTGCTCTTGCACTCAAGTTCCTCGTGATGGTCAACACCACCTTCCAGCATGATTATTGAATAACTGGTGGATCTTGGCACTAAGTTTTGCCAACAAGGTGGTAGAAGTTGGAGTAGTTGTTGGTGTGGTGGTGGAGGCGACTCTTCCGTCCCAGTGGCAGCGCTTGTGGCCACCGAGCGCCTGGCCGGTGGGGAAGAGCTTGAAGCAGACGAAACACTGGTGGATCTTGGCAACCTTGGCGCGCTCAGCCGATTGGTCGCCAGAGTCAGTGGAAGAGGCGTTTGTCTTCTTGTGGCTGGCCTTGTGACCGCCGAGCGTTTGAGAGGAAGCGAAGGCCTTGTCGCAGACAGAGCAGCGGTAAGTGAGGGAGCGTGGGGCCTCCACCGCTACTGGTACTGGCGTCAGTCCGGCGCAGCCAATGTTGATGAGCATGACGAGGCATTGTGCCAGGTATTCCTCCTCGGATCTGGGGCGCTTGGATCATTTCCCCTTCTTAGACCACTTATTCTTCAAGGCTGGGCATTGGGTTAGGCCAAACTCGGGTTCTGGACAGCCAGACCATGCATGCCTTACGTTTTGAGATGCGACTGTAATGCCTAACCCAATGCCCAGccttgaagaagaagtggaCTCgtggaagaagaaagggaaacacTCCAAGCGCCCCAGATCCGAGGAGGAATACCTGGCACACTGCCTCGTCATGCTCGCCAACAGCGGCCATGACGGACCGACTCCAGTACCGGTAGCGGTGGAGGCACCACCCGCCCTCACTTACCGCTGCTCTGTCTGCGACAAGGCCTTCCCCTCCTATCAAGCGCTCGGTGGTCACAAGGCCAGCCACAAGAAGACCACCGACTCAGGCGACCAATCGGCTGAGCGCGCCAAGGTTGCCAAGATCCACCAGTGTTTCGTCTGCTTAAAGCTCTTCCCCACCGGCGAGGAGCTTGGTGGCCACAAGCGCTGCCACTGGGACGGAAGAGTCGCCACTTAGTGCCAAGATCCACCAGTTATTCAATAATCATGCTGGAAGGTGGTGTTGACCATCACGAGGAACTTGAGTGCAAGAGCAGCTTGAATGGTCGCGGCATTGTCTGCAAGAAGTGAAGAGAGCTCCCAATGCACAAGCCGTGCATGTCTTTCATTTCTACTTTTTGGCTTTTACGCTAGAATAAAAGATTGACAGGGGAGAGTGTGCGCGCCTCTTCTGTTTAAGGTGTCGTCTgtgattcatgtttttcaacCATTCAATTCTGCCATGTCCTTTCGTTGTCATAACATAAATAATTTTACGAATATGTGTGACCAACAAGTTGTGGTGGGGAAATTGAGCTTGTTTGCTACAAGCTTTCCCCTTAAGAACTTCATGTACCTCAAAGATGATCAAAAGTTGTGTTATACAGGTTATGTATCATACTATTATACACCACCTTTTCAGATACTGGTGCCTAGTGGTGTATGATATTATATTTCTTAGGAGATAGATACATATCTTATGATATGGCTTCATATCATATGATACTTACaatgctgctatgacatctcaAGCTTTGAATTGTCATGGTTCAGTTGAATCCTTGTTCCgcttatatttcttttatatcttGGCCAGGTCTGACCTTGTTAACTTTTCAGGCCCTCCGTTACCATCTGTTGGGTCTTGAAACAGATCTACTGGTTTGACCCTTTGGCATCTCTGATTGTCAGATTCCAATTTATTGTGAACTTTATTCGGTATAGTTATACTTTTATAGTTTGTGCCAAAAGCTAGTGTAGATGCTCTGGATATGATTATGTCAAAACTCTTCAGTTTTTTGACCAATTTTGTGTGTTTGTTCCTCCGTTCAGTTGCTACAGTAGGGGAGAGATCTTATTTCATCATCAATATTGGCTGTTTAACTTGACCATATTCTGCAGCTATATAATTGAGGGTCGGGTTTGCTATCTGACAATGTGT containing:
- the LOC116263580 gene encoding zinc finger protein ZAT10-like translates to MPNPMPSLEEEVDSWKKKGKHSKRPRSEEEYLAHCLVMLANSGHDGPTPVPVAVEAPPALTYRCSVCDKAFPSYQALGGHKASHKKTTDSGDQSAERAKVAKIHQCFVCLKLFPTGEELGGHKRCHWDGRVAT